A genomic window from Silene latifolia isolate original U9 population chromosome 11, ASM4854445v1, whole genome shotgun sequence includes:
- the LOC141613639 gene encoding uncharacterized protein LOC141613639, with product MTMIYDFNRVVERQELWEFLKNEPAHCDEPWLWTWDSITVLNPVERLGGNTTKIEMEQFQEYVSFCCIEDIQANGALFTWSNKQEPVDRVYSKLDRIMGNFEWMEEFCDYTTHFQPEGQFDHCPCTIADRKMRITGRRNFKYYNIWGQSDLFKECVRSVWQNKRRELMDNPGDMEIMQDEHVVAQELKGL from the exons aTGACTATGATCTATGATTTTAATAGGGTTGTTGAGAGACAGGAGTTATGGGAGTTTCTTAAAAATGAACCTGCTCATTGTGATGAACCTTGGCTTTGGACATGGGATTCTATCACAGTTTTGAATCCAGTGGAAAGACTAGGTGGCAATACTACTAAAATAGAGATGGAACAATTTCAGGAATATGTTTCCTTTTGCTGTATAGAGGACATTCAGGCAAATGGGGCTCTGTTTACATGGTCAAATAAGCAAGAACCAGTAGACAGGGTATATAGTAAGTTAGACAGGATTATGGGAAATTTTGAGTGGATGGAGGAGTTTTGTGACTACACTACTCATTTTCAACCAGAAGGACAATTTGATCACTGTCCATGCACTATTGCAGACAGGAAGATGAGAATTACTGGCAGAAGGAACTTTAAGTACTATAATATATGGGGACAATCtgatttatttaaggagtgtgtaAGGAGTGTATGGCAGAATAAAAGGAGAG AGTTAATGGATAATCCAGGGGATATGGAGATAATGCAGGATGAGCATGTGGTGGCTCAAGAGTTAAAGGGGTTATAG